One Erpetoichthys calabaricus chromosome 9, fErpCal1.3, whole genome shotgun sequence genomic region harbors:
- the LOC114657710 gene encoding RING finger protein 223 — MTANLQQDAKAPPPSDPRDLECSICFSQFNNIFRAPKMLQCQHTFCLECLARMNVKSDNPQAIQCPLCRSLTSLPTLGLPKLDTNVTILSYLPEAMQRVYSIRFVRSRGRLVVKQTNTRSLPSLCTVSQSLDVGLPDEQGAQAQGCGQQMGRISRTRWCRVLILLILITCLVLVISLITVQKI; from the coding sequence ATGACGGCCAATCTGCAGCAGGATGCCAAGGCCCCGCCCCCGAGTGACCCCCGCGATCTGGAATGCTCCATCTGCTTCAGCCAGTTCAACAACATCTTCCGGGCCCCCAAAATGCTGCAGTGCCAGCACACCTTCTGCCTCGAGTGCTTGGCCCGCATGAACGTCAAGTCGGACAACCCCCAGGCCATCCAGTGCCCGCTGTGCCGCAGCCTGACCTCGCTGCCCACCCTGGGGCTGCCCAAGCTGGACACCAATGTCACCATCCTGTCCTACCTGCCCGAGGCCATGCAGCGCGTCTACAGCATCCGCTTCGTCCGCAGCAGGGGGCGCCTTGTGGTCAAGCAGACCAACACCCGCAGCCTGCCCTCGCTGTGCACGGTCAGCCAGTCGCTGGACGTGGGGCTGCCGGACGAGCAGGGGGCTCAGGCCCAGGGCTGTGGTCAGCAGATGGGACGGATTAGCAGGACACGTTGGTGCCGCGTCCTCATCCTGCTCATCCTCATCACCTGTCTGGTGCTGGTCATCAGCCTCATTACAGTGCAGAAGATCTGA